Within Pelotomaculum schinkii, the genomic segment TGTTGGTCAACGAGACCCTCCAACTTGGCTATGTTTATCCCGGCAGCCCCACTGTCAACCGCTTTGGTACAGGCTCCAGGCATTGGTTAAAGCTGGTGTGCCGGGGGAGCAAGTGGTTAATTCTGCAGGACTTTTATACCGATGGTCTGGGTGATAATTTCCAGGTACCCAACCCCACGCCGGCAGACGGCGCCGCAGTGGTAGGGCAGCCGGGAAAAAGGCCTGCAGCAAAAAATAGTACACCGGTAGTTTTCGACCGCGAAGGAGCTGTTCGATATGCCGATAAATATGCCGGGCTGGCCTGGGGCGCCGGCAATGACAATAGTTATAACCGGAATTACCGCGATTTTAATGACCGTGGCGGAGACTGCGCCAACTTCGTATCCCAATGCCTGGGCGACCAGGATGGCGGCAAAATGGTGATGGACGACCTCTGGTATTACGACCGGCAGGAAAATGCCGGGAGCCAAAGCTGGGTGCGGGCTGAGTCCTTCGGCGACTGGATCCTCTACAGCGGGAGGGGGCGGCGGCTGGCGCGGGGAACTTTCTCTGAATTAAATCAACCCACCAGCAAATTTCCGGGAGGAGCTGTCCGGGAGTTGGCGCCGGGGGATGTTAT encodes:
- a CDS encoding amidase domain-containing protein encodes the protein MSTCRIAAVLLIIFTVGFVSGTAHANSEYKENQLKNGVREMFEARALAIITGADPAPVLAAYETSETLGLWAQIHERERLDYVQQWAKKRGVHFTEAKSSLSIPWYRMEGNYAELLVNETLQLGYVYPGSPTVNRFGTGSRHWLKLVCRGSKWLILQDFYTDGLGDNFQVPNPTPADGAAVVGQPGKRPAAKNSTPVVFDREGAVRYADKYAGLAWGAGNDNSYNRNYRDFNDRGGDCANFVSQCLGDQDGGKMVMDDLWYYDRQENAGSQSWVRAESFGDWILYSGRGRRLARGTFSELNQPTSKFPGGAVRELAPGDVIGYGETGYSRHLAIVVGTDSQGYPLVNAHNVDRYHCPWDMGYDKTTFFHLYQVND